Proteins encoded together in one Venturia canescens isolate UGA chromosome 10, ASM1945775v1, whole genome shotgun sequence window:
- the LOC122417336 gene encoding serine/arginine repetitive matrix protein 3-like, which yields MVKYPPKMTALVVSAIRNLREVKGSTPREILNFINSEYNGSNIPTDGNVQRKLFTALKRGLEYGILKEVHGHYSLNSDPELTTDGGLMPMEKCGCAPKGKSRRRRAMSRKGGGGCKGRSKRRARRRAQAGCGAGGGRKRRRRGGGGKSRSRGGCKTGGSRRSRRAKSRKGGCGPGGGGGRRRKRAAARRSRPRRGKSCNSRQDEQMERLVKDPIEPSRHRENNGTGGYAYDHREERRSQSRGRQSVASRSPSPSRSSENSDREGNGGNRRDREAE from the exons ATGGTTAAGTATCCTCCGAAAATGACTGCCCTCGTCGTTTCGGCGATACGAAATTTACGCGAGGTTAAGGGCTCCACGccgagagaaattttgaactTCATCAATTCTGAATACAACGGCTCAAATATACCGACCGATGGGAACGTTCAACGAAAA CTCTTCACCGCACTGAAGCGAGGATTGGAGTACGGAATATTGAAAGAGGTTCACGGCCACTACAGTTTGAACTCGGACCCTGAGCTGACGACCGACGGTGGGTTGATGCCAATGGAGAAATGTGGTTGCGCCCCAAAGGGAAAGTCCCGTCGGCGCCGAGCGATGAGTCGAAAGGGCGGTGGGGGTTGCAAGGGTCGGTCGAAGCGGCGTGCTCGTCGCCGAGCACAAGCGGGTTGCGGAGCTGGAGGAGGTCGGAAGCGTAGGAGGAGAGGAGGTGGCGGCAAGAGTCGTTCGAGGGGTGGTTGCAAGACGGGAGGGTCTCGTCGATCCCGTCGAGCGAAGAGTCGAAAGGGAGGCTGCGGACCGGGAGGAGGAGGGGGTCGAAGGAGGAAGCGAGCGGCAGCGCGGCGGAGCCGACCGCGTCGCGGAAAATCGTGCAACAGTCGACAGGACGAACAGATGGAAAGGCTCGTCAAAGACCCGATTGAGCCGAGCAGACATCGCGAGAATAACGGAACCGGAGGCTACGCGTACGATCATAGGGAGGAAAGGAGAAGCCAGAGTCGAGGAAGACAGAGCGTTGCTAGTCGAAGCCCGAGCCCCAGCCGATCTTCTGAGAACAGTGATCGCGAAGGGAACGGAGGAAATCGACGGGATCGAGAAGCGGAGTGA